In Cupriavidus sp. EM10, the genomic window AGTCATCCACGACCACACCGAGGTCAAGCGCCTGCTTGATCTGGTGCGTACCTGCTGCAAAGGGCAGGAGATGCCAATTCCAGAGATTTGTCAGCGCTTCAATGACGAAACGGCGGATGGCCGCCGGATGCAGGCGTATTCAGACCTCTTGGGAAAATCCATCCGCTCGATGATCGAAGTGAAAGAAGAAAAGGATCTCGACAGCCTATTCAGCGGTGGCAAGACCACGGCGCTGACCAACACCATCTCTGGCCTGGATGACTTTGAACTCATCAGCTTCCTTGTAATTCAGGAGGCGGGATGAGTCAGGGCGCGACCACACAACAAGAGCCCGCGCTGATCGCTTATCCCAAGCAGGCAACCTTTGGGCGAGTTCTGCCCAAGAACAAGATCTACGAGCGCAGTGGGGCCAATACACGACTGAAAGACTTGTTTGTCGAGCAGGTGGAGCAGATAGTTTGGCAGCACAAGCTCGCACCGGAGACCATCAACCTGCCTGCACGGCCCGGCGTACCGGAGATTCAGATCTTCAGGATCCAGCTGAAAACGCCTGAGCTGCACAGGGATGTTCTGCGCTGCATCGACGGTGCTGTGCAGTTCCCCATTGTCTTCGAGCTGCACCGAGGCCAGGGCGATCTTGGGCAAACACAGGTGGTCGCGGCTTACAAGCGTCCAAGCGAAGTAGATGGCAGCCGCTGGGTGCTATCGGACTACTTCGCCACCAACTGGCTGCCGGCTGCGGGTCTCCGCACCCCGATGCCGCTGGCACTCGACATGGCTCATCTCTATACGGCCTTGCTACAACACATGATCCCGTTGCCGGCACGTCCTCAGGAATCGATGGCAGATTGGGTGGCCCGTGTTGAGCTGGCAGCTGCCAAGCGCCGCGAGGTAGAGAAGACTCAAGACAAGCTGGCCAAGGAAAAGCAGTTCAACCGCAAGGTGGAGATCAATGCGAACTTGCGGCAACTGAAAATCGAAC contains:
- a CDS encoding DUF4391 domain-containing protein, whose translation is MSQGATTQQEPALIAYPKQATFGRVLPKNKIYERSGANTRLKDLFVEQVEQIVWQHKLAPETINLPARPGVPEIQIFRIQLKTPELHRDVLRCIDGAVQFPIVFELHRGQGDLGQTQVVAAYKRPSEVDGSRWVLSDYFATNWLPAAGLRTPMPLALDMAHLYTALLQHMIPLPARPQESMADWVARVELAAAKRREVEKTQDKLAKEKQFNRKVEINANLRQLKIELEQLSR